A stretch of the Malus sylvestris chromosome 10, drMalSylv7.2, whole genome shotgun sequence genome encodes the following:
- the LOC126584503 gene encoding uncharacterized protein LOC126584503, with product MIMKEDLTLGDSFALAEKHALWDEARQAEKAPEQPRKELTAAQKKDEKQPNKGRQEFKRRDRPTTKEGSMTNNYSKFSIPIHQILRDIKNEPWFKLPKQSKGDTSKLDHTKYCAFHRGPGHTTNDCYTWKNYLEKLVKEGKVDRYLDKPTEQQKKNADGDEEPPTKMIRINGIFAESEHLGATNNSKKRKIQQALLISQVQAVDTQPGPIIGFTKQDTEGVDFPHDDALVVSVQLAHAIVDRMMVDNGIAVNLLQLSVIQKMGLESTIIRRAEVLIGFNEHTSTAIGHITLDVKTPLVVSKQTFTIVSDPSPYNGILGRPWLIKLDAVTSVKYQKIRFRIPGGGVGEIKSDQVSSRRCTVQMLKETKKKTFTPVEVTEVQKGKEIAK from the coding sequence atgatcatgaaagaagacctAACTCTAGGAGATTCCTTTGCTCTGGCAGAAAAGCATGcgctttgggacgaggctcgacAAGCAGAAAAGGCTCCCGAACAGCCTCGAAAAGAGTTGACAGCTGCTCAAAAGAAGGATGAAAAACAACCTAACAAGGGCAGGCAGGAGTTCAAGCGCAGGGACCGACCCACGACCAAAGAAGGCTCGATGACCAATAACTATTCTAAGTTCTCAAttccgattcatcaaatccttcgTGACATCAAGAATGAACCATGGTTCAAGTTGCCGAAACAGTCAAAGggagatacttccaagttggacCACACCAAGTATTGCGCATTCCACCGAGGTCCTGGTCACACAACCAACGACtgctacacttggaagaactacctagagAAACTCGTGAAAGAAGGCAAAGTCGATAGATATTTGGACAAGCCAACTGAGCAGCAAAAAAAGAATGCAGACGGAGATGAGGAGCCACCAACTAAGATGATTCGAATCAATGGCATTTTTGCTGAATCCGAGCACTTGGGGGCCACTAATAATTCcaaaaagaggaagatccagCAGGCTTTACTAATTTCACAAGTTCAAGCAGTCGATACCCAACCTGGACCTATCATTGGCTTCACGAAACAGGATACGGAAGGAGTCGACTTCCCGCACGACGATGCATTAGTGGTATCTGTCCAACTAGCCCATGCTATAGTCGACAGGATGatggttgacaatggaattGCGGTCAACCTACTTCAACTTTCAGTCATTCAGAAGATGGGCCTTGAAAGTACAATCATACGTCGGGCAGAGGTACTTATTGGATTCAACGAACACACCTCAACCGCCATTGGCCATATCACACTTGACGTAAAAACACCGCTAGTCGTCTCAAAGCAAACATTCACGATTGTAAGTGACCCGTCTCCCTACAATGGGATTCTTGGGAGACCTTGGTTGATCAAGCTGGATGCTGTCACTTCcgtcaagtatcaaaaaatcCGATTCCGCATCCCGGGAGGAGGAGTCGGAGAGATTAAGTCTGACCAGGTTTCATCCCGACGATGCACTGTGCAAATGttgaaagaaacaaagaagaagaccTTTACCCCCGTAGAGGTTACCGAAGTCCAAAAGGGCAAAGAAATTgccaaatag
- the LOC126585158 gene encoding polygalacturonase QRT3: MEATMPKTWSFFMAFCSFIVIHVYAEDSQMGYRQFSGGDYNDHLRKLQEFKASLTRHDSLSVAPSSIPPSPSPSLIVPPTGSASPRVYRVTLYGADPTASRDSSDALAQAMADAFRGPTEGFLIAGVANLGGAQIDLEGGHYLISRPLRLPGAGVGNLMIHGGTLRASDDFPADGYLIDLSPTSSASKKEETKKESSMSAQLSSSSYNYEYITLKDLFLNSNYRGGGISVINSLRISIDNCYITHFTTNGILVQSGHETYIRNSFLGQHITAGSDRGERNFSGTAINLMGNDNAVTDVVIFSAAVGIMISGPANILSGVHCYNKATGFGGTGIYLRLPGLTQTRIVNSYMDYSGIVAEDPVQLDISNSFFLGEAYIVLKSIKGVANGVNIVNNMFSGFDKGVEIVQLDQNNGPFKEVEQVYVDRNNVRGMNTKGTVGRRSVQGNGSSWTVDFNPILLFPNLIRHVQYTLSASGNAFPNHTLRNVSNNRVVIESNVAAPASVFVTVDQGVAN; the protein is encoded by the exons ATGGAGGCAACAATGCCGAAAACGTGGTCATTCTTCATGGCATTTTGTAGCTTCATCGTAATTCATGTCTACGCAGAGGACTCTCAAATGGGTTACCGTCAATTTTCCGGTGGCGATTACAATGATCATTTGCGAAAACTGCAAGAGTTCAAGGCTTCACTCACCCGCCACGATTCGCTTTCTGTTGCACCATCTTCAATCCCACCCTCTCCTAGTCCTAGCCTTATTGTTCCGCCAACG GGGAGCGCTAGTCCACGTGTTTATCGCGTGACATTGTACGGAGCTGATCCGACGGCGAGCAGAGACAGCAGTGATGCACTTGCTCAAGCAATGGCAGATGCATTTAGAGGCCCAACTGAAGGGTTCTTGATTGCGGGTGTTGCCAATCTTGGAGGTGCCCAGATCGATCTTGAGGGTGGCCATTATCTGATCAGCAGGCCCCTGAGGTTGCCTGGAGCTGGAGTAGGAAATCTTATG ATTCATGGAGGAACGTTACGAGCTTCGGACGATTTTCCAGCTGACGGATACCTGATTGATTTATCTCCAACATCATCAGCTAGCAAGAAAGAAGAAACCAAAAAAGAGAGCTCAATGTCCGCACAGCTTTCTTCATCATCCTACAACTATGAGTACATAACTCTCAAGGACCTATTTTTGAACTCTAACTACAGGGGAGGGGGCATTTCAGTCATAAACTCACTTAGGATAAGCATAGACAATTGTTACATAACACATTTCACCACCAATGGAATCCTAGTCCAAAGTGGCCACGAAACTTACATCCGAAACTCCTTCCTAGGGCAGCACATCACCGCTGGTAGTGATCGCGGTGAAAGAAACTTTTCCGGGACTGCGATTAACCTAATGGGGAATGATAATGCTGTGACAGATGTGGTGATTTTTTCTGCAGCGGTAGGTATAATGATTTCGGGTCCAGCCAACATACTTTCCGGGGTACATTGCTACAATAAGGCTACCGGATTTGGGGGCACCGGAATTTATTTGAGATTGCCCGGGTTGACACAAACCCGAATTGTGAATTCGTACATGGACTACAGCGGCATTGTTGCGGAAGATCCGGTGCAGCTTGATATCTCCAACAGTTTTTTCCTTGGTGAAGCATACATTGTCCTAAAATCAATAAAAGGGGTTGCCAATGGGGTCAATATTGTAAACAACATGTTTAGTGGGTTCGATAAGGGGGTAGAGATTGTTCAATtggaccaaaataatgggccTTTCAAAGAGGTTGAACAAGTATATGTGGACAGGAACAATGTGAGGGGCATGAACACAAAAGGCACAGTTGGAAGGAGGTCTGTGCAAGGCAATGGGAGCTCATGGACCGTAGATTTCAATCCAATTCTACTATTTCCTAACCTTATTCGGCATGTCCAATACACGCTGAGCGCCAGCGGCAATGCGTTCCCTAACCATACCTTAAGGAACGTGTCGAATAACCGTGTTGTGATCGAGTCGAATGTGGCGGCTCCGGCTTCTGTTTTTGTGACAGTTGATCAAGGAGTGGCAAACTGA